A portion of the Sulfurospirillum diekertiae genome contains these proteins:
- a CDS encoding type II secretion system protein, translated as MRKGFSLITAIIFMVLIATLSALALSFSTLNVKQTGDTYLREQAELLLQSSTEYALLAISTHDITANDNCLNTINAQFPNTGTPIFDIAISIYYIGIGLPVGNVKCQRFSQTDINTTDSNVTVIIDTIVQDHNVSTEPIRLHRRTIQKP; from the coding sequence ATGCGTAAAGGATTTTCACTTATCACCGCCATTATTTTTATGGTACTTATCGCAACACTTAGTGCTTTAGCCCTCTCCTTTTCGACACTCAATGTCAAACAAACCGGTGATACTTATCTAAGAGAACAAGCAGAACTTTTACTACAAAGTAGCACTGAATATGCGTTACTTGCTATTTCGACACATGACATTACTGCCAACGATAACTGTTTAAATACCATTAATGCACAATTTCCAAATACAGGAACCCCTATTTTTGATATTGCGATTTCTATCTATTATATAGGTATTGGATTACCAGTAGGTAATGTAAAATGCCAAAGGTTTAGTCAAACGGATATAAATACGACTGACTCAAATGTCACAGTGATAATTGACACGATTGTTCAAGATCACAATGTCTCCACCGAGCCTATTCGCTTGCATCGTCGCACCATTCAAAAACCCTAA
- a CDS encoding type II secretion system protein gives MKKKAFTMIELVMVIVVLGIVASIGSEIILSLYNNYLRSRAIHQLESQTEIVLEQIAKRLQYRIKDSTIARKADGSFIALSGSDSTYSILEWIGYSNESLLSTPPGWSGLIDLDNTNTNKATHTLKTPDSNLSSAAATMSALTNSAIDLTAGKEAALIFKTTYNATDFGWGNPNNADGSATVKVTRNTDDILTIDSADIPNDIYEHYVLAHSAYAIVPSSFNSTDFNLTLRYNYQPWLGQNYNSNALGNSVLAEHASLFQFKQDDTVIRLKLCLHDNNQTGTGDRIAICKEKVVY, from the coding sequence ATGAAGAAAAAAGCATTTACGATGATTGAACTCGTAATGGTCATTGTTGTTTTGGGCATAGTTGCAAGTATCGGCTCTGAGATTATTCTCTCACTTTATAACAACTACTTACGCTCACGAGCTATTCATCAATTAGAATCACAAACAGAGATTGTGTTAGAGCAAATTGCCAAACGGTTACAATACCGTATTAAAGACAGCACCATAGCCCGAAAAGCAGATGGAAGTTTTATAGCCCTTTCAGGCAGTGATTCGACCTATTCAATTCTTGAATGGATAGGCTACAGTAATGAGAGTCTCCTAAGTACACCTCCAGGATGGAGTGGACTGATTGATCTAGACAATACTAATACCAATAAAGCGACACATACGCTTAAAACTCCCGATAGCAATCTCTCCTCTGCCGCTGCTACAATGAGTGCACTAACCAATAGTGCTATTGATTTAACGGCAGGGAAAGAGGCAGCACTGATCTTTAAAACGACTTATAATGCTACGGACTTTGGTTGGGGAAACCCAAACAATGCAGACGGCTCAGCTACAGTTAAAGTAACACGAAATACAGATGATATTTTAACTATCGATTCTGCTGATATTCCCAATGATATTTATGAACATTATGTTTTAGCCCATTCTGCTTATGCTATTGTTCCTAGTAGTTTTAACTCAACCGATTTTAATTTAACCCTTCGGTACAACTATCAACCGTGGTTAGGTCAAAATTATAATAGTAATGCCCTAGGCAATTCTGTTCTTGCAGAACATGCAAGCCTCTTTCAATTCAAACAAGACGACACCGTCATTCGCTTAAAGCTCTGTTTACATGACAACAATCAAACAGGAACAGGCGATCGCATTGCCATTTGTAAAGAAAAGGTTGTGTACTGA
- a CDS encoding type II secretion system protein, which yields MKKAMSMIELVFAIVIMGIAVMSLPLILTQVQNSNSFALRQEVILSLKTKLSYILTYQWDQNTYDETADIERVLNVPASADTATDFNTSTIRRNGHVFADGRRRLWDDLRAPTTKVNFTTDTANDDIDDFNGESETKTITALDDFIFNVTLNTSVSYIKDRLDTGTYASSNAITFIFNPDNNTTNSTNIKMIKVTATANGIERPISMYAFSSNIGQSKVTKKTW from the coding sequence ATGAAAAAAGCAATGTCAATGATAGAACTGGTCTTTGCTATCGTCATTATGGGAATTGCTGTCATGAGCTTACCACTCATTTTAACCCAAGTACAAAATAGCAATAGCTTTGCTTTACGCCAAGAAGTCATCTTATCTCTTAAAACTAAACTCTCTTACATTTTAACGTACCAGTGGGATCAAAACACATATGATGAGACAGCTGATATTGAGCGTGTTTTAAATGTACCAGCATCTGCTGATACTGCTACTGACTTTAATACAAGTACCATAAGACGCAACGGACATGTTTTTGCTGATGGTCGAAGACGATTATGGGATGATTTAAGAGCACCTACGACAAAAGTTAATTTTACGACTGATACAGCAAATGATGACATTGACGACTTTAATGGGGAAAGCGAAACAAAAACCATCACAGCTCTTGATGACTTTATTTTCAATGTTACTCTCAATACATCTGTCTCTTATATCAAAGATCGGCTTGACACTGGAACATACGCCTCAAGCAATGCGATAACCTTTATTTTTAACCCCGATAATAACACAACCAACAGTACCAATATCAAAATGATCAAAGTAACGGCAACAGCCAATGGTATTGAAAGGCCAATATCTATGTATGCTTTTTCATCCAATATTGGGCAAAGTAAAGTGACGAAAAAGACATGGTAA
- a CDS encoding PA14 domain-containing protein — protein MKKSPFLTYLLLLFFISNVYATNGLIGKYYNKTASTVSSYPITGTPNLTRIDATVNFPWDNSSPDSSIQTDNFQVIWSGYIYIPKNGTWTFYTQSDDGVKLTINGSLIINNWTDHASKEDSQNLTLNKGYYPIIMEFYEKGGGAVAQLKWQGPSVSKDIIPTSNLSTYPSLTITDANLTEGDTGYKNMNFIVTISETTNASVKYATADGTVAATAATAGSDYNATNGTLIFSSSDTNLSKIISIPIKGDTLVENNETFTVTLSNEVNATIARAIATGTIINDDMGYCAQNNLTQGYHIIAPDGNTSHSFEVYCDRSNPNDIKDVIKLPLSKQMASTEFSNFTFNASLGTNENYYDDNNAKTYINYIRIDARTLEIIPDNTSGFYNGNFSNLNFRGTPFTFDWNNMSASNITGCTLSKMRRDYDISSQQGGQVLKINPKKEDVYKCTGKNLKLKLLDDYKFVIYDGAEVLKPSCKQLSEQLPANGEYANITGYFYIDPKVQGRDGNQLLSDYRPFVAYCMEVAGSNAEDKYSWTMFLTLDGVRTENHSDIKNGQDTCTNLGLFFFVPNSQTTFNKVKTFLYDQKAQWSPYTGQMGEYFSDRNIAGWGTSYETTRYYWPYGPMGLYYDDGSTSDGILDPGAAGSWTPITNGRTINGKTYGYDLTSSSEINGTSVNIAHISTGTGWKTTLEEMGYPSDFWITTFSAGDFSNSAPMCSGGNTINCYLNARSREPNGDYTYGNWMHFWADDNGNIYHYNDQGYAGTINDRYRHDHYMCMAKDNYQFVTRYKFIPGPFKAIEHTVATGNEATDTAIKTKIVNAPIQLDIALLNDAQTAVEADKNVSVGIFLEELYTVNSAEITQNIYYFGDIKKKWFGYF, from the coding sequence ATGAAAAAAAGTCCTTTTCTCACATATCTACTTTTGCTATTTTTTATTTCCAATGTATATGCAACTAATGGATTAATCGGAAAGTATTATAATAAAACTGCATCAACAGTATCTTCTTATCCTATTACTGGTACACCCAATTTGACACGCATTGATGCTACAGTCAATTTTCCATGGGACAATAGCTCCCCTGATTCAAGTATACAAACAGATAATTTTCAAGTTATTTGGAGTGGATACATTTACATTCCTAAAAATGGAACTTGGACATTTTATACACAATCCGATGATGGTGTTAAGTTAACTATTAATGGCTCTTTAATTATAAATAATTGGACAGATCATGCAAGTAAAGAAGATAGTCAGAATTTAACTCTTAATAAAGGATATTACCCCATTATTATGGAGTTTTATGAAAAAGGGGGAGGTGCCGTTGCACAATTAAAGTGGCAAGGGCCTAGTGTTTCAAAAGATATTATTCCTACATCCAATCTTAGTACATATCCTTCTTTAACAATAACTGATGCAAATTTAACAGAAGGTGATACTGGCTATAAGAATATGAATTTTATAGTTACCATTTCAGAAACTACTAACGCTTCCGTAAAATATGCAACTGCTGACGGTACGGTAGCCGCAACAGCTGCAACAGCAGGAAGTGACTATAATGCCACTAATGGAACATTAATTTTTAGCTCATCCGATACAAATCTCTCGAAAATTATTTCAATACCCATTAAAGGCGATACGCTCGTAGAAAATAATGAAACATTCACAGTCACACTTTCCAATGAAGTTAATGCTACTATTGCAAGAGCGATAGCTACAGGTACCATTATTAATGATGATATGGGTTACTGTGCTCAAAACAACCTAACACAAGGCTATCATATCATCGCTCCTGATGGTAATACAAGTCACTCTTTTGAAGTCTATTGTGACAGAAGCAATCCTAATGATATTAAAGATGTGATTAAACTACCACTTTCAAAACAAATGGCTTCAACAGAATTTAGTAATTTTACATTTAATGCCTCGTTAGGAACAAATGAAAATTATTATGATGATAATAACGCTAAGACCTATATAAATTATATTCGCATTGATGCGCGTACATTAGAAATTATCCCCGACAATACTTCTGGGTTTTATAATGGGAACTTCAGTAATCTTAATTTTCGAGGTACTCCTTTTACGTTTGATTGGAATAATATGTCAGCAAGCAATATTACCGGATGTACTCTCAGTAAAATGCGCAGAGATTATGATATCTCAAGTCAACAAGGTGGTCAAGTTCTTAAAATTAATCCTAAAAAGGAAGATGTTTATAAATGTACAGGAAAAAATCTTAAATTAAAATTACTAGATGATTATAAATTTGTCATTTATGATGGAGCGGAGGTCTTAAAACCTTCATGTAAGCAACTTTCTGAACAATTACCCGCTAATGGCGAATATGCAAATATAACCGGATATTTTTATATTGATCCAAAAGTACAAGGACGTGATGGCAATCAGTTATTATCAGATTACAGGCCATTTGTAGCTTACTGTATGGAAGTCGCAGGATCAAATGCTGAAGACAAATATTCATGGACAATGTTTTTAACACTTGATGGTGTAAGAACTGAAAACCATAGTGATATTAAAAATGGACAAGATACCTGCACCAATTTAGGACTTTTCTTTTTTGTTCCAAATTCACAAACGACCTTCAATAAAGTTAAAACTTTTTTATACGACCAAAAAGCACAATGGTCTCCTTATACGGGGCAAATGGGAGAATATTTTTCTGATCGAAATATCGCTGGATGGGGTACAAGCTATGAAACAACACGCTATTACTGGCCGTATGGACCTATGGGCCTTTATTACGATGATGGAAGTACCTCAGATGGTATTTTAGACCCAGGAGCTGCAGGTAGTTGGACACCAATTACAAATGGTCGAACAATTAATGGCAAAACATACGGCTATGACTTGACATCAAGTTCAGAAATCAATGGTACATCTGTTAATATCGCCCATATTAGTACAGGAACAGGTTGGAAAACAACATTAGAGGAGATGGGTTATCCATCAGATTTTTGGATTACAACTTTTTCAGCTGGAGACTTCTCAAATAGTGCCCCAATGTGCAGTGGTGGCAATACTATTAATTGTTATTTAAATGCTCGATCACGGGAACCAAATGGTGACTATACCTATGGTAACTGGATGCACTTTTGGGCTGATGACAATGGAAATATTTATCACTATAATGATCAAGGTTATGCTGGAACAATCAATGATCGTTATCGACATGATCATTATATGTGTATGGCAAAAGATAATTACCAATTTGTCACACGTTATAAATTTATTCCAGGTCCTTTCAAAGCAATTGAGCATACGGTTGCCACAGGAAATGAAGCGACTGACACAGCCATTAAAACAAAGATTGTTAATGCCCCTATTCAACTTGATATAGCTCTTTTAAATGACGCGCAAACAGCCGTAGAAGCTGATAAAAATGTAAGTGTCGGTATCTTTTTAGAAGAGCTTTATACAGTAAATAGCGCTGAAATCACTCAAAATATCTATTATTTTGGAGATATTAAAAAAAAATGGTTCGGGTACTTTTAA
- a CDS encoding outer membrane protein assembly factor BamD — MKIINVLIVASLVALISGCASKDKEVFNMPATYWYEEIAKEIKAQDLEKADSRYTSLASEHIESPLLPDAMMMLANAHIQDEEYVLANFYLDEYLKRYGSKANADHVRYMKIKANYEAFPNPNRNQQLLLDTIVQTKDFLAKYPNSKFRPLAETILARLEMGEYFLNENIKDLYNRVDKPDAAQLYDEKLKKSSLGDAKIIEPNVPWYRSWFEKK; from the coding sequence ATGAAGATAATAAATGTTCTTATTGTGGCGTCATTGGTGGCTTTAATCAGTGGTTGTGCTTCTAAAGATAAAGAGGTTTTTAATATGCCAGCAACCTATTGGTATGAAGAGATCGCCAAAGAGATTAAAGCTCAAGATTTGGAAAAAGCAGACTCACGTTATACGTCGTTGGCCAGTGAGCACATTGAATCTCCACTGCTTCCAGATGCAATGATGATGCTTGCCAATGCGCATATTCAAGATGAAGAGTATGTCTTAGCCAACTTTTACCTTGATGAGTATTTGAAACGTTATGGTAGTAAAGCCAACGCCGATCATGTTCGCTACATGAAAATTAAAGCAAACTATGAGGCATTTCCAAATCCAAATAGAAATCAGCAACTTCTTTTAGATACGATCGTTCAAACTAAAGATTTTTTAGCAAAATATCCTAACTCAAAATTCCGCCCTTTAGCAGAAACAATTTTAGCAAGATTAGAAATGGGTGAGTATTTCTTAAATGAAAATATCAAAGATCTTTACAATCGCGTTGATAAACCAGATGCAGCACAATTGTATGATGAAAAACTCAAAAAATCTTCTTTGGGTGACGCAAAAATTATAGAACCAAATGTTCCTTGGTATCGTTCTTGGTTTGAGAAAAAGTAG
- the rpsR gene encoding 30S ribosomal protein S18, with protein sequence MAEKRKFARKYCKYCEAKVEYIDYKDAKILRHSLSERYKIMPRRLTGNCKRHQEMVELAIKRARATAVIPYIIDTQKVVAVPFEQLQQ encoded by the coding sequence ATGGCAGAGAAAAGAAAATTTGCACGCAAATACTGCAAATACTGTGAAGCAAAAGTAGAATACATTGATTATAAAGACGCAAAAATTTTGAGACATTCTCTTTCAGAGAGATACAAAATTATGCCACGTCGTTTAACTGGTAACTGCAAAAGACATCAAGAGATGGTAGAACTAGCGATCAAACGCGCTCGTGCTACAGCAGTTATCCCTTACATCATCGACACTCAAAAAGTTGTTGCTGTTCCTTTCGAACAACTTCAACAATAA
- a CDS encoding single-stranded DNA-binding protein has protein sequence MFNRVIMLGNLTRDCELRYLPNGGAVCTTGLATNRRFKKQDGSQGEEVCFIDITFFGRTAEIANQYLSRGKKVLVEGRLKLDQWTDQQGVKRSKHSITVETLQMMDSRGGQESGGAEGGSYGGEPMATPNVGYNNANQQKPAAYPRQSTPEYSGHEIPDIDINDDEIPF, from the coding sequence ATGTTCAATAGAGTAATTATGCTTGGTAACCTCACACGTGATTGCGAACTTCGCTATTTACCTAATGGTGGTGCTGTTTGTACCACTGGACTTGCGACCAATCGTCGCTTCAAAAAGCAAGATGGAAGTCAGGGTGAAGAGGTTTGCTTTATCGACATCACCTTTTTTGGACGTACTGCAGAAATCGCCAATCAATACTTAAGCCGTGGCAAAAAGGTATTGGTAGAGGGCCGTTTAAAGCTCGATCAATGGACGGATCAACAAGGGGTAAAGCGCTCTAAGCACTCTATTACTGTTGAAACACTTCAAATGATGGATTCTCGTGGTGGACAAGAGAGTGGTGGTGCAGAAGGTGGTAGTTATGGTGGTGAGCCTATGGCAACACCAAATGTCGGTTACAACAACGCAAACCAACAAAAGCCAGCTGCCTATCCAAGACAATCTACTCCTGAATACAGTGGTCATGAAATTCCGGACATCGATATTAACGATGACGAAATACCGTTTTAG
- the rpsF gene encoding 30S ribosomal protein S6: MRHYELLVVVKPTLTVEELQAKLSFLKEILEKNGAVIAATLEMGTRKLAYQIDKFERGSYVVFYFTAPTPAIAEVERLIRITEEFIRFMTVKFENQKELRFWNKQVDKITKKK, encoded by the coding sequence ATGCGACATTATGAGTTGCTTGTTGTAGTAAAACCTACATTAACTGTAGAAGAACTACAAGCAAAACTAAGTTTTCTAAAAGAAATTTTAGAGAAAAATGGTGCAGTTATTGCTGCAACACTTGAGATGGGTACACGCAAACTTGCGTATCAAATTGATAAATTTGAGCGTGGATCTTACGTAGTATTTTACTTTACTGCCCCAACACCAGCTATTGCTGAGGTTGAAAGACTTATCAGAATTACTGAAGAGTTTATCCGCTTTATGACTGTTAAATTTGAAAATCAAAAAGAACTTAGATTCTGGAACAAACAAGTTGATAAAATCACTAAAAAAAAGTGA
- the holA gene encoding DNA polymerase III subunit delta: MYRREFEGLLKAQKAPKSTLLYGACAYQNNVLTQQLLALLKAGSDEKVMMYFDEYNFTSAKNFLAQSSLFGDRNILIVKTDKTIPSKEIETLVGLCAKNDSSYFIYQYFGEDKKATPLTKFFDKQNDGVFVRLFKADFNEAIQLLQNHANAVGLSIDRYALQQLYMIHAEDLSLCVNECEKLLVLNKEIGINDINTHVYGLGSVSMDTFITKLLEKKDIKEEFERLVEGDGVEEIRIINAIQGHVTQLFLFHAYIKLYGAFDAKAILGYPLPPQLAAQRSQHSIKIDLATYHQLTNILIDAEYRLKKIGNVEKTSYLLSSLIKLQSYL, from the coding sequence ATGTATAGAAGAGAATTTGAAGGACTTTTAAAAGCACAAAAAGCCCCAAAATCAACTCTTTTGTATGGAGCATGTGCCTACCAAAACAACGTACTGACACAGCAACTTTTGGCTCTTTTAAAGGCGGGGAGTGATGAAAAAGTCATGATGTATTTTGATGAGTACAATTTTACCTCCGCTAAAAATTTTCTTGCACAATCCTCTCTCTTTGGTGATCGTAACATCCTGATAGTCAAAACTGATAAAACGATCCCTTCCAAAGAAATTGAAACATTGGTGGGGTTGTGTGCTAAGAATGATTCAAGCTATTTTATCTATCAATATTTTGGTGAAGATAAAAAAGCGACTCCTCTGACCAAATTTTTCGATAAACAAAACGATGGTGTTTTTGTGCGTCTCTTTAAAGCAGATTTTAATGAAGCCATTCAGTTACTTCAGAACCATGCTAATGCTGTCGGTCTTTCAATCGATCGCTACGCATTGCAACAACTCTATATGATTCACGCCGAAGATCTTTCATTATGTGTCAATGAATGCGAAAAGCTTTTGGTGTTGAATAAAGAAATTGGCATCAACGATATCAATACACATGTTTATGGACTTGGTAGCGTTTCAATGGACACTTTCATCACAAAATTACTTGAGAAAAAAGATATCAAAGAGGAATTTGAGCGTCTTGTTGAAGGTGATGGTGTTGAGGAAATTCGTATCATTAATGCGATTCAAGGACACGTAACTCAGCTCTTTTTATTTCATGCCTATATTAAATTATACGGCGCATTTGATGCAAAAGCCATTCTTGGTTACCCTCTTCCTCCCCAACTCGCAGCACAGCGTTCACAACACTCCATCAAGATTGATCTTGCAACATATCATCAACTTACCAACATCTTGATTGATGCTGAATACCGTCTTAAGAAGATAGGTAATGTTGAAAAGACCAGTTACTTACTCTCAAGCTTAATAAAACTTCAAAGTTATTTGTAG
- a CDS encoding RNB domain-containing ribonuclease gives MKNFLLSLKEGVAQKDVPAPFLPHFQTLIQLRALIAKNDLYVLEPSHIVGKMDVAFSGTGYLSSLEPTRSKDLIIEASGLHGAMRGDLVVAKRVTNKRGGRAKAVVVYIAQRAFAKSIVYTKMSKGKVVGVNVKNESMFEITASQKSLKQLPLGSVLKIDNITNAIEEVLGTLDDPLVDEKISLALFDKKEFFTKEAETEAKSHGDFVDKAYYPNRVDLTDLPFCTIDPVDAKDFDDAIYFDVDNHTLYVAIADVSEYVYAMGAIDKEAIERGFSIYFPHKSIPMLPRALSENICSLKPNVDRLAYTFKITLDPITCKPLKEELFESIIHSTKRYTYERIDLFLAGKTDDADSADTTILKYLLPLHTLTQKLRDIRLENAFSFRSSEVRMRVDEHQNLVSTTVEEETPSHGLIEDCMLLANKAAAKKIGFGIFRTHESPSYERMEMLLNDLALIGINAKLGADIPKMIQGIQAKADALGLREEVDKLIIKSQKKAIYEPENKGHFGLGFDIYTHFTSPIRRYSDLTLHRLLKAKMANDEKKLTFLLKDIAPLCEQISALERESDKVAWDYMDRKFARYMALHVGDNFKAIVVETEQNPIAKLDDELKGARIFLLDNDVHLLQRIEVKIVESNIATTRIYARVTRSFDV, from the coding sequence GTGAAAAACTTTCTTTTAAGCCTTAAAGAAGGGGTGGCACAAAAAGATGTGCCCGCCCCTTTTCTTCCTCATTTTCAGACATTAATCCAACTTCGGGCTCTTATAGCAAAAAATGATCTTTACGTCCTTGAGCCTTCCCATATTGTAGGCAAAATGGACGTCGCCTTTAGTGGAACAGGCTATTTAAGTTCACTAGAGCCAACACGCTCCAAAGACCTTATTATTGAAGCTTCAGGATTGCATGGTGCCATGCGGGGCGATTTGGTCGTTGCAAAACGTGTCACCAATAAACGAGGAGGACGCGCAAAAGCTGTGGTAGTCTACATTGCCCAACGCGCTTTTGCTAAAAGCATTGTTTACACAAAGATGAGCAAAGGCAAAGTGGTTGGCGTTAACGTCAAAAATGAATCTATGTTTGAGATCACGGCCAGCCAAAAATCACTCAAACAACTTCCTCTTGGAAGCGTTTTAAAGATAGATAATATTACCAATGCCATCGAAGAAGTCTTAGGAACACTCGATGATCCGTTGGTCGATGAAAAAATCTCTTTAGCTCTGTTTGATAAAAAAGAGTTTTTTACTAAAGAAGCCGAAACAGAAGCTAAAAGTCATGGTGATTTTGTCGATAAAGCATACTATCCTAACCGTGTTGATCTCACCGATTTACCCTTTTGTACCATTGATCCCGTCGATGCTAAAGATTTTGATGATGCGATCTACTTTGATGTGGACAATCACACACTTTATGTTGCCATTGCCGATGTCAGTGAATATGTTTATGCCATGGGAGCCATCGATAAAGAAGCCATTGAACGTGGTTTTTCGATCTACTTTCCGCATAAGTCCATTCCCATGCTTCCTCGTGCTTTAAGTGAAAATATCTGCTCATTAAAACCCAATGTGGATCGCCTTGCATACACGTTTAAAATAACCCTCGATCCAATTACATGTAAACCACTTAAAGAAGAACTTTTTGAGAGCATTATTCACTCCACAAAGCGCTATACCTATGAGAGAATAGACCTATTTTTAGCAGGCAAAACTGATGATGCTGACAGTGCAGATACAACAATCTTAAAGTATCTTTTGCCGCTTCACACACTTACGCAAAAACTACGTGATATACGGCTTGAAAACGCCTTTTCATTTCGCTCCTCAGAAGTTCGTATGAGAGTGGATGAACACCAAAATTTAGTTTCAACTACTGTAGAAGAAGAGACACCTTCGCATGGTCTGATTGAAGACTGTATGCTCCTTGCCAATAAAGCGGCTGCAAAAAAAATAGGCTTTGGTATTTTTAGAACGCACGAAAGCCCTTCATATGAGCGTATGGAGATGCTTTTAAATGACCTTGCACTCATTGGTATCAATGCAAAGCTTGGCGCTGATATTCCCAAAATGATTCAAGGAATTCAAGCCAAAGCGGATGCCTTGGGGCTTCGTGAAGAGGTGGATAAACTCATCATTAAAAGCCAAAAAAAAGCGATTTATGAGCCTGAAAATAAAGGACATTTTGGACTTGGTTTTGACATCTATACCCACTTTACATCTCCGATTCGTCGATACAGTGACTTAACACTGCACCGCCTCTTAAAAGCAAAGATGGCAAACGATGAGAAGAAACTCACCTTTTTACTCAAAGATATTGCTCCACTGTGCGAGCAAATAAGCGCTTTGGAAAGAGAAAGTGACAAAGTCGCATGGGATTATATGGATCGCAAATTTGCACGCTACATGGCGTTACATGTAGGTGATAATTTCAAAGCGATTGTTGTCGAAACCGAACAAAATCCTATTGCGAAATTAGATGATGAACTTAAAGGTGCACGTATCTTTTTACTGGACAATGATGTGCATCTTTTACAACGTATTGAAGTTAAAATTGTCGAAAGCAATATAGCAACCACTCGGATTTATGCCAGAGTCACGAGGAGTTTTGATGTATAG
- a CDS encoding HDOD domain-containing protein, translating into MDDTVLKIQRICVDKNSSLADLVKVVESDPMLTANILKSSNSPLYGFSREIKNIAHAVSLFGMATVRGFALSSAIKQNIKIDLTPYHITNATFLEISTLQSTFMFKWYSKVNKAMLDVLQPASFMMEVGKIIIAHELIEQGKDAAFKTVLSTIKTPDELSALEKEYVGFCNEEITAKIFEQWNLESELVESIKFSNEPAKAQEHIRAFSAALNVVRNSINIFGQLDDASIHRSLQMFNAYGLTPEPFLQTVEQFKQ; encoded by the coding sequence CTGGATGATACTGTTTTAAAAATACAGCGTATATGTGTCGATAAAAACAGCTCACTCGCCGATCTTGTCAAAGTGGTTGAGAGCGATCCAATGTTAACTGCCAATATCTTAAAATCATCTAATTCACCTCTTTATGGCTTTAGCAGGGAGATCAAAAATATTGCTCACGCCGTATCGCTTTTTGGCATGGCAACCGTGCGCGGGTTTGCCCTTTCGAGCGCTATCAAACAAAATATCAAAATTGATCTTACCCCATATCACATTACTAACGCAACCTTTTTAGAAATTAGCACACTTCAAAGTACCTTCATGTTTAAGTGGTACTCTAAAGTCAATAAAGCAATGCTCGATGTTCTTCAACCTGCCTCTTTTATGATGGAAGTTGGAAAAATCATCATCGCACATGAGCTTATAGAACAAGGAAAAGATGCTGCGTTTAAAACGGTACTTTCAACGATCAAAACACCCGATGAACTCTCTGCACTTGAAAAAGAGTATGTAGGCTTTTGTAATGAAGAGATCACTGCAAAAATTTTTGAACAGTGGAATTTAGAGAGTGAACTTGTGGAATCCATCAAATTTTCAAATGAACCTGCCAAAGCACAAGAGCACATCCGAGCTTTTTCGGCTGCTCTGAATGTAGTGAGAAATAGTATTAACATCTTCGGACAGCTTGACGATGCTTCCATTCATCGTTCACTTCAAATGTTTAATGCATACGGTTTAACTCCAGAGCCATTTTTACAAACCGTAGAGCAATTTAAACAGTGA